Proteins encoded together in one Kutzneria kofuensis window:
- a CDS encoding GntR family transcriptional regulator — MERLDLDDSSPSYMQVAARLRAAIDAGTLQPGEQLPTHKALADQYKVAVETVKRALGELRTAGLIVTRQGKGSFVRSDRQPERRTQSTDLGRQVEELTRELSAVKERLAAVEARLEPR, encoded by the coding sequence ATGGAACGGCTCGACCTGGACGACTCCAGCCCGTCGTACATGCAGGTGGCCGCCCGGCTGCGCGCCGCGATCGACGCCGGAACTCTGCAGCCGGGCGAGCAGCTGCCTACGCACAAGGCGCTTGCGGATCAGTACAAGGTGGCTGTCGAGACCGTGAAGCGGGCGCTTGGCGAGTTGCGAACCGCGGGCCTCATCGTCACCAGGCAGGGAAAAGGCTCCTTCGTCCGCAGCGATAGGCAGCCGGAGCGCCGCACCCAGTCGACGGATCTCGGACGGCAGGTTGAGGAACTGACCCGCGAGTTGAGCGCGGTCAAGGAACGGCTGGCCGCTGTCGAGGCGCGGTTGGAGCCGAGGTAG
- a CDS encoding helix-turn-helix domain-containing protein — translation MSDGVPEWARRIKALRDARGLSQTAAVARMREHSDDELPESDHLVRRWKAWERGDNKPSPVYAPLIAAALGTVTATIFPPEQRHDSADILAVTGMTTFDIVSRIEVSDLNDAALTGLRMTVDRLCSEYASQDPLNLIVEGRQWLRRMVEVQNGRLTFAQRRETLELMGWLALLVGCLEYDLGDRRAAEGTRQSALRIGLEVGSPGIVGWAHEMRAWFALTSNDYRGVIAAAETGIEAAQPHSVAVQLLAQQAKAYARMGRKDDMNAALERGRLLLDRLPYPENVENHFVVDPAKYDFYAMDCYRHVGEDKLARALADEVIRFGTDIHGEERSPMRITEARITLGVAAAREGDLEEALSHGQRAIASGRRSIPSLAMVSRDLTDVLTDRFPREADAIAYVDEIRNIQRPPLA, via the coding sequence ATGAGCGACGGAGTGCCGGAGTGGGCGCGGCGCATCAAGGCCCTGCGCGATGCCCGAGGGCTCTCGCAGACAGCGGCAGTCGCCCGGATGCGGGAGCACAGCGATGACGAACTTCCGGAGTCGGATCACCTCGTTCGCCGCTGGAAGGCGTGGGAGCGTGGCGACAACAAGCCGAGTCCGGTCTATGCACCGCTGATCGCCGCGGCGCTCGGCACTGTGACGGCTACGATCTTCCCGCCAGAGCAACGCCATGATTCAGCTGACATTCTTGCTGTTACCGGTATGACGACGTTCGATATCGTGAGTCGGATCGAAGTCTCCGACCTCAACGACGCGGCGTTGACCGGGCTCCGAATGACGGTCGATCGTTTGTGCTCCGAGTACGCATCACAAGATCCGCTCAATCTGATCGTCGAGGGCCGACAGTGGTTGCGCCGAATGGTCGAAGTTCAGAACGGCCGGCTCACCTTCGCTCAACGCCGCGAGACGCTTGAGCTCATGGGTTGGCTCGCCCTTCTGGTCGGATGTCTCGAATACGACCTTGGCGACCGACGCGCGGCCGAGGGAACTCGACAGTCCGCGCTTCGCATCGGACTGGAAGTCGGTAGTCCAGGTATTGTTGGCTGGGCACACGAGATGCGCGCCTGGTTCGCACTCACGTCCAATGATTACCGAGGCGTCATCGCCGCGGCCGAAACTGGGATCGAAGCAGCACAGCCCCACAGTGTCGCCGTACAACTGCTGGCGCAGCAGGCCAAGGCTTACGCCCGTATGGGCAGGAAAGACGACATGAACGCCGCGTTGGAGCGCGGCCGACTGTTGCTCGACAGGTTGCCCTATCCCGAAAACGTTGAGAACCACTTCGTGGTCGACCCCGCTAAGTACGACTTCTACGCGATGGATTGCTACCGCCACGTCGGCGAAGACAAGTTGGCGCGAGCATTGGCCGACGAGGTGATCCGGTTCGGCACGGACATACATGGCGAAGAACGCTCGCCCATGCGGATAACCGAGGCGCGTATAACCCTTGGCGTGGCCGCCGCACGCGAAGGCGATCTCGAAGAGGCACTCAGCCACGGTCAACGTGCAATCGCGTCCGGAAGGCGTTCCATCCCGTCACTGGCGATGGTGTCGCGCGACCTAACGGACGTTCTTACCGATCGCTTTCCCCGCGAAGCGGATGCCATCGCCTACGTCGACGAAATCCGCAACATTCAGCGCCCGCCGTTGGCGTGA
- a CDS encoding type IV secretory system conjugative DNA transfer family protein has translation MSKSRDLLSVAFVGVVIGAAGWLLRGLPAGKFPTQAWPWLITIGGVIVLLALIASIGQRPLARLGLLGAGAVAWSVWFATGDLPTTTPGREYWPYPLVIGGLLVLLAVARWWHRQGGSAGTVNRWAARGRRNDGVASAWSIFRTSSWFAARRKASVLRPSLREVTWWRRLLVPIRELATPLARVGMLRIWSPVEDVTLRIGGPRSGKTGELAGRILDAPGAVIATSTRTDLLNTTGPLRRRLGPVHVFNPSGMGGLPSTITFDPLAGCDNPTTATTRATDLLSGVSAPGAGGDREFWAGQARRVLAALMHAAALGGATMRDVLAWVADPEAAATDVQRCLRRSPEPAFESDAQQFLGTNDRTRSSICATIMPALGWLTDSTAAASATGDGFDVQQLLDTRGTVYMLGAEDGVVAPLVTALTGHIARESRRIAGTMPGGRLDPPLTLALDEAALICPIPLDNWTADMGGRNVTIHIAAQSRAQLRQRWGDTGAAAILNNVATLMIFGGSRDPDDLGAYSTLTGDRDEKVDTFDVDGDRQSHTTRRVPVLSAGQIAQLPFGRVVIIRRGMAPAIGRVQMAWKRRDVKAYQRQVWRARLAAIWSARLNAWITAGVTASDHVGAWVTGMTTRWSAARARRAAMRSAVSAVVDAAATALEQPPALPAAPINEQPVDEHEGSRSR, from the coding sequence ATGAGTAAGTCGCGAGACCTTCTGTCCGTCGCCTTCGTGGGTGTCGTGATCGGTGCCGCTGGCTGGCTGCTGCGTGGCCTGCCCGCCGGCAAGTTCCCGACGCAGGCGTGGCCCTGGCTGATCACGATCGGTGGCGTCATCGTGCTGCTGGCTCTAATCGCCTCGATCGGGCAGCGGCCCCTGGCCCGTCTCGGTCTGCTCGGTGCTGGTGCGGTCGCTTGGTCGGTGTGGTTCGCGACCGGTGATCTGCCCACCACAACGCCGGGCCGGGAGTACTGGCCGTACCCGCTGGTTATCGGCGGCCTGTTGGTGCTGCTGGCGGTGGCGCGGTGGTGGCACCGCCAGGGCGGTTCGGCTGGCACCGTGAACCGGTGGGCCGCGCGCGGGCGCCGCAACGACGGCGTGGCCTCGGCCTGGTCGATCTTCCGCACGTCGTCGTGGTTCGCCGCCCGCCGCAAGGCGTCGGTGCTGCGGCCAAGCCTGCGTGAGGTGACCTGGTGGCGGCGGCTGCTGGTGCCGATCCGGGAGCTGGCCACCCCGCTGGCCCGGGTCGGGATGCTGCGGATCTGGTCGCCGGTGGAGGACGTGACGCTGCGGATCGGTGGTCCGCGTAGCGGGAAGACCGGTGAACTGGCCGGTCGGATCCTGGACGCCCCGGGCGCGGTGATCGCCACCAGCACCCGCACCGACCTGCTCAACACGACCGGCCCGCTGCGCCGCCGGCTGGGCCCGGTGCACGTGTTCAACCCCAGCGGCATGGGCGGGCTGCCCTCGACCATCACGTTCGACCCGCTGGCTGGCTGCGACAACCCCACCACCGCCACCACCCGGGCCACCGACCTGCTGTCCGGGGTGTCCGCCCCAGGGGCGGGTGGGGATCGGGAGTTCTGGGCCGGGCAGGCCCGCCGCGTGTTGGCCGCGTTGATGCACGCCGCCGCGTTGGGCGGCGCGACGATGCGCGACGTGCTGGCCTGGGTCGCCGACCCGGAGGCGGCTGCCACCGACGTGCAGCGCTGTTTGCGGCGGTCGCCGGAGCCGGCGTTCGAGTCGGACGCGCAGCAGTTCCTGGGCACCAACGACCGCACCCGCTCGTCGATCTGCGCCACGATCATGCCCGCCCTGGGCTGGCTGACCGACTCGACTGCGGCCGCGTCGGCGACCGGCGACGGCTTCGACGTGCAGCAGCTGCTGGACACCCGCGGCACGGTCTACATGCTGGGCGCCGAGGACGGCGTGGTCGCCCCGCTGGTCACCGCGCTGACCGGGCACATCGCGCGGGAGTCCCGGCGGATCGCCGGCACCATGCCGGGCGGCCGGCTGGACCCGCCGCTAACGCTGGCGTTGGACGAAGCGGCGTTGATCTGCCCGATCCCGTTGGACAACTGGACCGCCGACATGGGGGGCCGCAACGTCACGATCCACATCGCGGCGCAGTCGCGGGCGCAGCTGCGGCAGCGGTGGGGCGACACCGGCGCGGCCGCGATCTTGAACAACGTCGCCACGCTGATGATCTTCGGTGGGAGTCGGGACCCGGACGACCTGGGCGCCTACTCGACGTTGACGGGGGACCGGGACGAGAAGGTCGACACGTTCGATGTGGACGGTGACCGCCAGTCGCACACCACGCGTCGGGTGCCGGTGTTGTCGGCCGGGCAGATCGCGCAGTTGCCGTTTGGCCGCGTGGTGATCATCCGTCGGGGGATGGCGCCGGCGATCGGGCGGGTGCAGATGGCGTGGAAGCGCCGCGACGTCAAGGCGTACCAGCGGCAGGTGTGGCGGGCCCGGCTGGCCGCGATCTGGTCGGCCCGCCTCAACGCCTGGATCACGGCCGGGGTGACCGCCAGCGACCATGTGGGCGCGTGGGTGACGGGAATGACCACGCGATGGAGCGCGGCTCGGGCCCGTCGTGCCGCGATGCGCTCCGCCGTGTCCGCTGTGGTCGACGCCGCCGCGACAGCACTGGAGCAGCCGCCGGCCCTGCCGGCCGCGCCGATCAACGAGCAGCCGGTCGACGAGCACGAGGGGAGCCGGTCGCGATGA
- the gyrA gene encoding DNA gyrase subunit A codes for MTETLPPDNHGRTEPVDIQQEMQNSYIAYAMSVIVGRALPNVYDGLKPVHVRVLYSMYDSGFRPDRGYNKCARVVGDVMGNYHPHGDSSIYDALVRLAQPWAMRYPLVDGQGNFGSSGNDPAAAMRYTECRLTPLAMHMLQDIEEETVDFRDNYDGRIQEPIVLPSRVPNLLINGSAGIAVGMATNIPPHNLREVADAVVWALENPEAPDEETLEAVMARIKGPDFPTHGLILGTRGIEDAYRTGRGSVRMRAVVEVEEDSKGRTILVATELPFQVNPDNLVENIATLVRDGKLTGIANIADESNSRTGMRIVVTLKRDAVAKVVLNNLYKHTQLQHTFGVNMVSLVDGVPRTLRLDQMIRLYVKHQVEVIVRRTKYRLRKAEERAHILRGLVKALDQLDAVIALIRRSPTVEDARVGLIELLEVDEIQANAILEMQLRRLAALERQKIVDQLAEIELEIADLQDILAKPERQRAIVRDELMEIVNKYGDDRRTRILPFDGEVSMEDLIAVEDVVVTITRTGYAKRTKTDLYRSQKRGGKGVQGAQLKQDDIIAHFFVCSTHDWILFFTNMGRVYRAKAYELPEANRNARGQHVANLLAFQPGEEIAQVIEIPNYEVAPYLVLATKTGLVKKSRLADFDSNRSGGLIGINLKEGDELVGAVLCAAEDDLLLVSADGQSIRFHATDETLRPMGRATSGVLGMRFNNGDELLSMGVVQPDKFVLVATDGGYAKRTPIDDYPIQGRGGKGVLTIQYDRKRGRLVGALIVDEDDELYAITSSGGVIRTSVEQVRKAGRQTKGVRLMNLDEGGTLMGVARNADEPTDVSGEDDQTSAPDVAE; via the coding sequence GTGACCGAAACCTTGCCGCCCGACAACCACGGGCGGACCGAGCCGGTCGACATCCAGCAGGAGATGCAGAACTCCTACATCGCGTACGCGATGAGCGTGATCGTCGGTCGCGCGCTGCCCAACGTGTACGACGGCCTCAAGCCGGTGCACGTGCGGGTGCTGTACTCGATGTACGACTCCGGCTTCCGGCCGGACCGCGGCTACAACAAGTGCGCCCGCGTCGTCGGCGACGTGATGGGCAACTACCACCCGCACGGCGACTCGTCGATCTACGACGCGCTGGTCCGGCTGGCCCAGCCGTGGGCGATGCGCTACCCGCTGGTCGACGGCCAGGGCAACTTCGGCTCGTCGGGCAACGACCCGGCCGCCGCCATGCGGTACACCGAGTGCCGGCTCACCCCGTTGGCCATGCACATGCTGCAGGACATCGAGGAAGAGACCGTCGACTTCCGGGACAACTACGACGGCCGCATCCAGGAGCCGATCGTCCTGCCGTCCCGGGTGCCCAACCTGCTGATCAACGGCAGCGCCGGCATCGCCGTCGGCATGGCCACCAACATCCCGCCGCACAACCTGCGCGAGGTCGCGGACGCGGTGGTGTGGGCGCTGGAGAACCCGGAGGCGCCCGACGAGGAGACGCTGGAAGCCGTGATGGCCCGGATCAAGGGCCCCGACTTCCCGACCCACGGCCTGATCCTGGGCACCCGCGGCATCGAGGACGCCTACCGCACCGGCCGCGGCTCGGTGCGCATGCGCGCCGTCGTCGAGGTCGAGGAGGACAGCAAGGGGCGCACCATCCTGGTCGCCACCGAGCTGCCGTTCCAGGTCAACCCGGACAACCTGGTGGAGAACATCGCCACCCTGGTCCGCGACGGCAAGCTCACCGGTATCGCCAACATCGCCGACGAGTCCAACAGCCGGACCGGCATGCGCATCGTGGTCACGCTCAAGCGGGACGCGGTGGCCAAGGTCGTGCTGAACAACCTGTACAAGCACACCCAGCTGCAGCACACGTTCGGCGTCAACATGGTGTCCCTGGTCGACGGCGTGCCGCGCACGCTGCGGCTGGACCAGATGATCCGCCTCTACGTGAAGCACCAGGTCGAGGTCATCGTCCGCCGGACCAAGTACCGGCTGCGCAAGGCCGAGGAACGGGCCCACATCCTGCGCGGCCTGGTCAAGGCGCTCGACCAGCTGGACGCGGTGATCGCGTTGATCCGCCGGTCGCCGACCGTGGAGGACGCCCGGGTCGGCCTGATCGAGCTGCTCGAGGTCGACGAGATCCAGGCCAACGCCATCCTCGAGATGCAGCTGCGCCGGCTGGCCGCCCTGGAGCGGCAGAAGATCGTCGACCAGTTGGCCGAGATCGAGCTCGAGATCGCCGACCTGCAGGACATCCTGGCCAAGCCGGAGCGGCAGCGCGCCATCGTCCGCGACGAGCTGATGGAGATCGTCAACAAGTACGGCGACGACCGGCGCACCCGCATCCTGCCGTTCGACGGCGAGGTCTCCATGGAGGACCTCATCGCCGTCGAGGACGTGGTCGTCACCATCACCCGGACGGGTTACGCGAAGCGGACGAAGACCGACCTGTACCGCTCGCAGAAGCGCGGCGGCAAGGGCGTCCAGGGCGCGCAGCTCAAGCAGGACGACATCATCGCCCACTTCTTCGTGTGCTCCACCCACGACTGGATCCTGTTCTTCACCAACATGGGGCGGGTCTACCGGGCCAAGGCGTACGAGCTGCCGGAGGCCAACCGGAACGCGCGCGGCCAGCACGTGGCCAACCTGCTCGCGTTCCAGCCGGGCGAGGAGATCGCCCAGGTCATCGAGATCCCCAACTACGAGGTCGCGCCGTACCTGGTGCTGGCCACCAAGACCGGCCTGGTGAAGAAGTCGCGGCTGGCCGACTTCGACTCCAACCGGTCCGGCGGCCTGATCGGCATCAACCTCAAGGAGGGCGACGAACTGGTCGGTGCCGTGCTCTGCGCGGCCGAGGACGACCTGCTGCTGGTCTCCGCCGACGGGCAGTCCATCCGGTTCCACGCCACCGACGAGACGCTGCGGCCGATGGGCCGGGCCACCTCCGGCGTGCTGGGCATGCGCTTCAACAACGGCGACGAGCTGCTGTCCATGGGCGTCGTGCAGCCCGACAAGTTCGTGCTGGTCGCCACCGACGGCGGCTACGCCAAGCGGACCCCGATCGACGACTACCCGATCCAGGGACGCGGCGGCAAGGGCGTGCTGACCATCCAGTACGACCGCAAGCGCGGCCGGCTGGTCGGTGCTTTGATCGTCGACGAGGACGACGAGTTGTACGCCATCACATCATCTGGTGGAGTGATCCGTACCAGCGTCGAACAGGTGCGCAAGGCCGGCCGACAGACGAAGGGGGTGCGGCTGATGAACCTCGACGAGGGCGGCACCCTGATGGGTGTGGCACGCAACGCCGACGAGCCCACGGACGTCTCCGGAGAGGACGACCAGACCTCCGCTCCGGACGTGGCCGAGTAG
- a CDS encoding helix-turn-helix domain-containing protein, with product MQVEPTRLYRVKFLAEALDVSLTTIYRAVESGALRAVRVGTGKGAVRIPGDAFLEYLAACETPGAKTAQPAGGVR from the coding sequence ATGCAGGTTGAGCCTACCCGGCTGTATCGGGTGAAGTTCCTGGCTGAGGCGCTGGATGTCTCGCTGACGACGATCTACCGGGCCGTCGAGTCCGGTGCGCTGCGGGCCGTTCGAGTGGGAACGGGCAAGGGTGCGGTCCGGATCCCGGGCGACGCGTTCCTGGAGTACCTGGCGGCGTGCGAGACCCCGGGCGCGAAGACCGCGCAGCCGGCGGGCGGTGTCCGATGA
- a CDS encoding helix-turn-helix domain-containing protein yields MTERPNLAGGVPVQRTAARELVRTAAMRTALQKRSAGVPTYSVSEAAVLLSISQEYLYRLIQAGGFPAVQLRIGGRQGRYVVPAKAVEQLLNDAIETAECIDAETWTQQWTAQRAGGAA; encoded by the coding sequence ATGACCGAGCGGCCGAATCTCGCTGGCGGCGTTCCGGTGCAGCGCACCGCCGCCCGTGAACTTGTTCGTACTGCCGCGATGCGCACCGCATTGCAGAAGCGGTCGGCTGGTGTTCCGACGTACTCGGTGTCGGAGGCGGCCGTACTGCTGAGCATCTCGCAGGAGTACCTCTACCGCCTGATCCAGGCCGGTGGATTCCCGGCCGTTCAGCTGCGGATCGGTGGCCGACAGGGCCGGTACGTCGTGCCGGCGAAGGCGGTTGAGCAGCTGCTCAACGACGCGATCGAGACGGCGGAGTGCATCGACGCCGAGACCTGGACCCAGCAGTGGACCGCTCAGCGCGCTGGAGGTGCGGCATGA
- a CDS encoding DUF3566 domain-containing protein: protein MTTPENPEQPDAKTEQDGEVEKKSVATEEAPAKPEQPEEAADAAEPATNGATASHEQETAKFSAGEAAAAEPAASSAPPPWQRVTADNAAAAAAANAGTIASTAYDNEPVDTSSQATTNFRPVTPPEPAASPLDSPTVSTRTSVNLGGPTPTPPRGTAAPTALRRPGRGPRRASLQIKRVDPWSVLKLALVLGFAMFLVWMVAVGVLYSVLGGMNVWTKLNGTYNDLVQGGDNSGGDLISAGRVFGIAAVVGLVNVILFTAMATVSAFIYNVSADLAGGVEVTLSERE from the coding sequence GTGACAACTCCGGAGAATCCGGAACAGCCGGACGCCAAGACCGAGCAGGACGGCGAGGTCGAGAAGAAGTCCGTCGCGACCGAGGAGGCTCCCGCCAAGCCGGAGCAGCCGGAAGAGGCGGCGGACGCGGCCGAGCCGGCGACCAACGGCGCCACCGCCAGTCACGAGCAGGAGACCGCCAAGTTCAGTGCCGGGGAAGCCGCCGCCGCGGAGCCGGCGGCCTCCTCGGCGCCGCCGCCCTGGCAGCGGGTCACCGCCGACAACGCCGCGGCCGCCGCCGCGGCGAACGCCGGCACCATCGCGTCCACGGCGTACGACAACGAGCCCGTCGACACCAGCTCGCAGGCCACGACCAACTTCCGTCCGGTCACGCCGCCCGAGCCGGCCGCGTCCCCGCTGGACTCGCCGACCGTGTCCACCCGGACGTCGGTCAACCTCGGCGGGCCCACGCCCACCCCGCCCCGGGGCACCGCCGCGCCCACCGCGCTGCGCCGCCCCGGCCGCGGGCCCCGGCGGGCCAGCCTCCAGATCAAGCGCGTCGACCCCTGGTCGGTGCTCAAGCTGGCGCTCGTCCTCGGCTTCGCCATGTTCCTGGTCTGGATGGTCGCCGTCGGCGTGCTGTACAGCGTGCTCGGCGGCATGAACGTGTGGACCAAGCTCAACGGCACCTACAACGACCTGGTGCAAGGCGGCGACAACAGCGGCGGCGACCTCATCAGCGCCGGCCGCGTCTTCGGCATCGCCGCCGTCGTCGGACTCGTGAACGTGATCCTGTTCACTGCGATGGCCACCGTCAGCGCGTTCATCTACAACGTGTCCGCTGACCTGGCCGGAGGCGTCGAAGTGACCCTCTCCGAGCGGGAGTAG
- a CDS encoding tyrosine-type recombinase/integrase — protein sequence MRQPGRKRRQRGSIVKRGNSFRVLVYAGTDPVTGKRVYLDESTTDEAEAQRILTRLLAQVDKQNQARTKGTLGYAIEEWLRVQELEQATRETYEMYVRRYINATVNGKPGLGEEPMSKVSARVLEKLYAELRRCRARCDGRPGVDHRVEGDHECRVVRHKYPPGRPPAGGYPDHDCATASCQVTECKPHACRPLANASILKIHFIIAGTLSAAVRWDWIDRNPAEVAKKPEQPKPQPKPPTVDQAARIVDGAWAEDPAWGTLVWLVNVTGLRRGELVALRWRDVDLTDSALYCWDTKTGTMRRVSLDPVTVELLTEHHERYEKACRDLDVSTTADAYVFSYSPTHDRPCNGSGITHRYARLCKRLGIDSHLHAMRHYSATQLLTAGVDVRTVGGRLGHAPGTTLRVYSAWTDQADKRAAEILGNRLKRPK from the coding sequence GTGCGGCAACCCGGTCGTAAGAGGCGCCAGCGAGGCTCCATCGTCAAGCGCGGGAACTCCTTCCGCGTGCTGGTCTACGCCGGTACCGACCCTGTCACCGGCAAGCGCGTCTACCTCGACGAGTCGACCACCGACGAGGCCGAGGCGCAGCGCATCCTCACCCGCCTGCTGGCCCAAGTCGACAAGCAGAACCAGGCCCGCACGAAGGGCACCCTCGGCTACGCGATCGAGGAGTGGCTGCGCGTCCAGGAACTGGAGCAGGCGACCCGCGAGACCTACGAGATGTACGTCCGCCGGTACATCAACGCCACGGTGAACGGCAAGCCTGGACTCGGCGAGGAGCCGATGTCGAAGGTGTCGGCCCGGGTGCTGGAGAAGCTCTACGCCGAGCTGCGACGCTGCCGCGCTCGCTGCGACGGACGGCCAGGAGTCGATCACCGCGTCGAGGGCGACCATGAGTGCCGGGTGGTGCGCCACAAGTACCCGCCCGGTCGGCCGCCAGCTGGCGGCTACCCCGATCACGACTGCGCCACTGCGAGTTGCCAGGTCACCGAGTGCAAGCCGCACGCCTGCCGGCCCCTGGCCAACGCCTCGATCCTGAAAATCCACTTCATCATCGCCGGCACGCTGTCGGCCGCCGTGCGGTGGGACTGGATCGACCGCAACCCCGCCGAGGTTGCCAAGAAGCCCGAGCAGCCCAAGCCCCAACCCAAGCCGCCGACGGTCGACCAGGCCGCGCGCATCGTGGACGGCGCCTGGGCGGAGGACCCTGCGTGGGGCACGCTGGTGTGGCTCGTCAACGTCACCGGCCTGCGCCGCGGGGAGCTGGTCGCCCTGCGCTGGCGGGACGTCGACCTCACCGACTCCGCCCTCTACTGCTGGGACACCAAGACCGGCACCATGCGTCGGGTCTCCCTCGACCCGGTCACCGTCGAGCTGCTCACAGAGCACCATGAGCGCTACGAGAAGGCGTGCCGCGACCTCGATGTCAGCACGACCGCGGACGCCTACGTGTTCTCCTACAGCCCGACGCATGACCGCCCCTGCAACGGCAGCGGGATCACCCACCGGTATGCCCGCCTCTGCAAGCGCCTGGGCATCGACAGTCACCTGCACGCTATGCGCCACTACTCCGCCACCCAGCTGCTCACCGCTGGCGTCGATGTCCGAACGGTCGGCGGTCGGCTTGGCCACGCGCCGGGCACCACCCTGCGCGTATACAGCGCCTGGACCGACCAAGCCGACAAGCGGGCAGCCGAGATCCTCGGCAACCGGCTGAAGCGGCCGAAGTAA